A single genomic interval of Leptospira sp. WS60.C2 harbors:
- the msrB gene encoding peptide-methionine (R)-S-oxide reductase MsrB, producing MKRMQPKFLFFIMILSILTLFVCSPTAKERAKKKENPQLRTKLTDLQYRVTQEDETEPPFQNEYWNLHEDGIYVDIVSKEPLFSSKDKFDSGTGWPSFTKPLVKENVVEIEDHSYGMIRTEVRSKLGDSHLGHVFDDGPRPTGKRYCMNSASMEFIPKAKLKERGYEAYLSEFKE from the coding sequence ATGAAACGAATGCAGCCAAAGTTCTTATTTTTTATAATGATTCTATCTATTTTGACTTTGTTTGTCTGTTCTCCTACGGCAAAGGAACGAGCCAAAAAAAAAGAAAACCCTCAGTTACGAACAAAACTCACGGATCTTCAATACCGTGTAACACAAGAAGACGAAACGGAACCTCCATTTCAAAATGAGTATTGGAATCTACATGAGGATGGGATTTATGTGGATATTGTTTCCAAGGAACCTCTCTTTAGTTCCAAGGACAAGTTTGATTCTGGAACCGGTTGGCCAAGTTTCACAAAACCACTAGTGAAAGAGAATGTAGTGGAAATCGAAGATCATTCCTATGGGATGATACGAACAGAAGTTAGGTCCAAATTGGGGGACTCTCATTTGGGTCACGTGTTTGATGATGGTCCAAGGCCTACAGGCAAACGGTATTGTATGAACTCTGCCTCTATGGAATTTATCCCCAAAGCAAAATTGAAAGAAAGAGGATACGAAGCCTATTTGTCGGAATTTAAGGAGTGA